In Anas platyrhynchos isolate ZD024472 breed Pekin duck chromosome 7, IASCAAS_PekinDuck_T2T, whole genome shotgun sequence, one genomic interval encodes:
- the LOC140002984 gene encoding ubiquitin carboxyl-terminal hydrolase 42-like isoform X3: MCFQCVAETFSLSIRKKELSLVKIGAYLKIPEPRSCHLSLPIGQGRLHFSCKCIFQMSTMTVVKKPKSSKSKKPSSRRSGKSKKPSTKILMSRTANWGQIPPAEDSSQVSVAQGRGGAFYCRSSEKSKAFAPRDLIVNDGIAPPQSILFPPEKICMDWRETQSVGVGLYNLGNTCFLNATLQCLTYTPPLANYMLSLEHGQSCREQDFCMMCTMETHINQALRCTVDAIEPTHVISNLSRIGQHFRFGSQEDAHEFLRYTVDAMQEACLNGSTELDRSSQATTIIHQIFGGFLRSRVKCLNCKAVSDTYEAFLDIALDIKAVSSVTRALELFVKPEELGGENCYKCSECKKMVPASKRFTIHRSSKVLTISLKRFADFTGGKINKEVKYPEYLDLRAYMSQSMGEPVLYALYAVLVHHGVSCHSGHYICYVKAGNGLWYQMNDAKVVRTDIKRVLGQQAYILFYIRRYDLTLGERAFYLPAPSYPCSFPPGQQGANSKQAGFMGPRLLSHMIKNSSRLNGNGSIKEDAKTTGVTLKRPSSAPPMACVQNQTITRPSITDPSRKQKITTSIHNKLPARRTVLQPDCLSSAAEDEDLYQAVPSSTITNSMPGAMPSVNREVITESLTASQLNSLSEETSVADPPKSTGNDEYLAEYRFDDGGDKEKPRRSKERDLISKENVLYGKERGEKLRQTSSLKCDTECSSKKLSSSSIAERCQGRKDKTKNTEKEHYQSKREHAPSEEKESQKAGPSSKRRCSQSVEVVEQKRHKQEHWEGSRCRSFPGERYSPENGRRAVKYSKSRSGSGGRSEQGSNRYYRSKGERSWSRERYYRDEARRWERCSYSNDYYSPHATGDSRERKFAHGDAAFDKWTATYYGRSHKHYHYKSGWPHGSLLRDEDVRRFSTPRADLHRCSVSQQHSGRHSRERHALPPVSAHLENCRQKNETEGNRKRKCTRAEVPNASVKKEEKGEEKEEKRETPGK, translated from the exons atgtgttttcaatgtgttgctgaaacattttctctttcaatccgaaaaaaggagctgtcactggtgaagatcggagcttatctgaaaatccctgagcccaggagctgtcacctTAGTCTTCCAATCGGACAAGGACGACTTCATTTCtcgtgtaaatgcatttttcag ATGTCAACAATGACCGTAGTTAAGAAGCCCAAATCTTCAAAGTCTAAAAAGCCCTCTTCAAGGCGGTCTGGCAAATCCAAGAAACCAAGTACTAAAATACTGATGTCACGCACCGCAAACTGGGGCCAGATACCGCCTGCAGAAGATTCAAGCCAAGTCTCTGTGGCCCAAGGACGTGGAGGTGCTTTTTACTGtagatcatctgaaaaatctaaggCTTTTGCCCCAAGAGATCTAA tcgttaatgatggaattgctccaccacagagcattctttttccacctgagaagatttgtatggattggcgagaaacacaaagtgttggAGTTGGCCTGTACAATCTTGGCAacacatgttttcttaatgctactCTACAGTGTTTGACCTACACACCCCCACTTGCCAATTACATGCTTTCTCTCGAGCACGGCCAGTCAT gtCGTGAACAAGATTTTTGCATGATGTGCACAATGGAGACTCACATTAACCAGGCCCTGCGTTGCACTGTTGATGCCATCGAGCCTACGCATGTTATCAGTAATCTCAGTC gaaTAGGACAACATTTCCGTTTTGGCAGTCAAGAAGACGCACACGAGTTCTTGCGCTATACTGTTGATGCTATGCAGGAAGCGTGCTTGAATGGAAGCACCGA attggacagatcttctcaagctaccaccatcattcatcaaatatttggaggatttctaagatcgagag tgaagtgcttgaattgcaaagcagtttcgGATACGTATGAGGCATTTCTTGATATCGCTTTGGATATAAAg GCGGTTTCATCTGTTACCAGAGCTCTGGAACTCTTTGTGAAACCTGAAGAGCTGGGTGGAGAGAATTGCTATAAATGTAGCGA gtgtAAAAAGATGGTTCCTGCATCCAAGAGATTTACCATACACCGTTCTTCCAAGGTTCTcacaatatcactgaaaagatttgcagatttcacaGGTGGAAAGATCAACAAG GAGGTGAAATACCCGGAGTATTTGGACCTGAGAGCCTACATGTCACAGTCAATGGGAGAACCAGTGCTCTATGCCTTATACGCGGTGCTGGTACATCACGGTGTCAGCTGTCACTCAGGACACTATATATGCTATGTAAAG GCTGGTAATGGACTTTGGTATCAGATGAATGATGCTAAAGTAGTCCGTACTGACATTAAGAGAGTTCTTGGTCAGCAAgcttacatacttttttatatcag gcGCTATGATTTGACACTTGGAGAACGTGCATTTTACTTGCCAGCACCATCTTATCCCTGTTCATTCCCTCCTGGTCAGCAGGGGGCTAATAGTAAGCAGGCTGGATTTATGGGACCACGACTTCTTTCTCATATGATTAAG aattcaagccgtttaaatggaaatggatccATAAAAGAGGACGCAAAGACCACTGGTGTCACCCTAAAAAGGCCATCTTCAGCACCACCAATGGcctgtgttcaaaaccagacaattaccaggccttcaattactgatccgtcaagaaaacagaagatcaccACCAGTATTCACAATAAATTGCCTGCTCGTCGGACTGTGTTACAGCCTGACTGTCTTAGCAGTGCTGCGGAGGATGAAGATCTCTACCAGGCTGTTCCTTCATCCACAATTACAAATTCg ATGCCTGGAGCTATGCCTTCAGTCAATCGAGAAGTCATCACGGAGTccctcacagccagccagctgaacagcttGTCAGAGGAAACGAG tgtcgcggaccctccgaaatctactgggaatgATGAATACCTCGCAGAGTACCGAtttgatgacggtggagacaaggagaaaccaagaagatcaaaagaacgtgacctcatttcaaaagaaaacgttttgtacggcaaagagcgtggtgagaaattgcggcaaacttcctctctcaagtgtgacactgaatgtagctctaaaaagctttcctcctcatctattgcagagagatgccaaggtagaaaggacaagactaaaaacactgagaaagagcattaccaaagcaagagggaacatgctcctagtgaagagaaggagagtcaaaaagcaggtccttccagcaagaggaggtgttCTCAGAGCGTGGAAGTTGTTGAGCAAAAGcgtcacaagcaggagcactgggagggaagcaggtgcagatctttccctggtgaaagatacagccctgagaatggcagaagagcagtcaaatattcaaagtccagatctggcagcggaggaagatcagaacaaggtagcaatagatattaccgatccaaaggggaaagaagttggagcagagaaagatactatcGAGATGAAGCACGGAGATGGGAAAGATGTAGCTATTCCAATGATTACTATTCACCTCATGCGACAggagacagtagagagagaaagttcgctcacggcgatgcagcctttgacaaatggactgcaacttactacggcaggtcacataagcattatcattacaaaagtggatggcctcacggttccctcttgagagatgaagatgtacgtcgctttagcacaccccgagcagacttgcatcgttgctcggtatctcagcaacattctggaagacattctcgtgaaagacatgcgcttccacctgtgtcagctcatttggagaactgtcgccagaaaaatgaaacagaaggaaacagaaaaagaaaatgtacccgtgcagaag TGCCAAACGCAAGcgtaaaaaaagaagaaaaaggagaagaaaaagaagaaaaaagagaaacaccagGAAAGTGA
- the LOC140002984 gene encoding ubiquitin carboxyl-terminal hydrolase 42-like isoform X5, with protein MSTMTVVKKPKSSKSKKPSSRRSGKSKKPSTKILMSRTANWGQIPPAEDSSQVSVAQGRGGAFYCRSSEKSKAFAPRDLIVNDGIAPPQSILFPPEKICMDWRETQSVGVGLYNLGNTCFLNATLQCLTYTPPLANYMLSLEHGQSCREQDFCMMCTMETHINQALRCTVDAIEPTHVISNLSRIGQHFRFGSQEDAHEFLRYTVDAMQEACLNGSTELDRSSQATTIIHQIFGGFLRSRVKCLNCKAVSDTYEAFLDIALDIKAVSSVTRALELFVKPEELGGENCYKCSECKKMVPASKRFTIHRSSKVLTISLKRFADFTGGKINKEVKYPEYLDLRAYMSQSMGEPVLYALYAVLVHHGVSCHSGHYICYVKAGNGLWYQMNDAKVVRTDIKRVLGQQAYILFYIRRYDLTLGERAFYLPAPSYPCSFPPGQQGANSKQAGFMGPRLLSHMIKNSSRLNGNGSIKEDAKTTGVTLKRPSSAPPMACVQNQTITRPSITDPSRKQKITTSIHNKLPARRTVLQPDCLSSAAEDEDLYQAVPSSTITNSMPGAMPSVNREVITESLTASQLNSLSEETSVADPPKSTGNDEYLAEYRFDDGGDKEKPRRSKERDLISKENVLYGKERGEKLRQTSSLKCDTECSSKKLSSSSIAERCQGRKDKTKNTEKEHYQSKREHAPSEEKESQKAGPSSKRRCSQSVEVVEQKRHKQEHWEGSRCRSFPGERYSPENGRRAVKYSKSRSGSGGRSEQGSNRYYRSKGERSWSRERYYRDEARRWERCSYSNDYYSPHATGDSRERKFAHGDAAFDKWTATYYGRSHKHYHYKSGWPHGSLLRDEDVRRFSTPRADLHRCSVSQQHSGRHSRERHALPPVSAHLENCRQKNETEGNRKRKCTRAEDFTICVSVRSTLTVPNASVKKEEKGEEKEEKRETPGK; from the exons ATGTCAACAATGACCGTAGTTAAGAAGCCCAAATCTTCAAAGTCTAAAAAGCCCTCTTCAAGGCGGTCTGGCAAATCCAAGAAACCAAGTACTAAAATACTGATGTCACGCACCGCAAACTGGGGCCAGATACCGCCTGCAGAAGATTCAAGCCAAGTCTCTGTGGCCCAAGGACGTGGAGGTGCTTTTTACTGtagatcatctgaaaaatctaaggCTTTTGCCCCAAGAGATCTAA tcgttaatgatggaattgctccaccacagagcattctttttccacctgagaagatttgtatggattggcgagaaacacaaagtgttggAGTTGGCCTGTACAATCTTGGCAacacatgttttcttaatgctactCTACAGTGTTTGACCTACACACCCCCACTTGCCAATTACATGCTTTCTCTCGAGCACGGCCAGTCAT gtCGTGAACAAGATTTTTGCATGATGTGCACAATGGAGACTCACATTAACCAGGCCCTGCGTTGCACTGTTGATGCCATCGAGCCTACGCATGTTATCAGTAATCTCAGTC gaaTAGGACAACATTTCCGTTTTGGCAGTCAAGAAGACGCACACGAGTTCTTGCGCTATACTGTTGATGCTATGCAGGAAGCGTGCTTGAATGGAAGCACCGA attggacagatcttctcaagctaccaccatcattcatcaaatatttggaggatttctaagatcgagag tgaagtgcttgaattgcaaagcagtttcgGATACGTATGAGGCATTTCTTGATATCGCTTTGGATATAAAg GCGGTTTCATCTGTTACCAGAGCTCTGGAACTCTTTGTGAAACCTGAAGAGCTGGGTGGAGAGAATTGCTATAAATGTAGCGA gtgtAAAAAGATGGTTCCTGCATCCAAGAGATTTACCATACACCGTTCTTCCAAGGTTCTcacaatatcactgaaaagatttgcagatttcacaGGTGGAAAGATCAACAAG GAGGTGAAATACCCGGAGTATTTGGACCTGAGAGCCTACATGTCACAGTCAATGGGAGAACCAGTGCTCTATGCCTTATACGCGGTGCTGGTACATCACGGTGTCAGCTGTCACTCAGGACACTATATATGCTATGTAAAG GCTGGTAATGGACTTTGGTATCAGATGAATGATGCTAAAGTAGTCCGTACTGACATTAAGAGAGTTCTTGGTCAGCAAgcttacatacttttttatatcag gcGCTATGATTTGACACTTGGAGAACGTGCATTTTACTTGCCAGCACCATCTTATCCCTGTTCATTCCCTCCTGGTCAGCAGGGGGCTAATAGTAAGCAGGCTGGATTTATGGGACCACGACTTCTTTCTCATATGATTAAG aattcaagccgtttaaatggaaatggatccATAAAAGAGGACGCAAAGACCACTGGTGTCACCCTAAAAAGGCCATCTTCAGCACCACCAATGGcctgtgttcaaaaccagacaattaccaggccttcaattactgatccgtcaagaaaacagaagatcaccACCAGTATTCACAATAAATTGCCTGCTCGTCGGACTGTGTTACAGCCTGACTGTCTTAGCAGTGCTGCGGAGGATGAAGATCTCTACCAGGCTGTTCCTTCATCCACAATTACAAATTCg ATGCCTGGAGCTATGCCTTCAGTCAATCGAGAAGTCATCACGGAGTccctcacagccagccagctgaacagcttGTCAGAGGAAACGAG tgtcgcggaccctccgaaatctactgggaatgATGAATACCTCGCAGAGTACCGAtttgatgacggtggagacaaggagaaaccaagaagatcaaaagaacgtgacctcatttcaaaagaaaacgttttgtacggcaaagagcgtggtgagaaattgcggcaaacttcctctctcaagtgtgacactgaatgtagctctaaaaagctttcctcctcatctattgcagagagatgccaaggtagaaaggacaagactaaaaacactgagaaagagcattaccaaagcaagagggaacatgctcctagtgaagagaaggagagtcaaaaagcaggtccttccagcaagaggaggtgttCTCAGAGCGTGGAAGTTGTTGAGCAAAAGcgtcacaagcaggagcactgggagggaagcaggtgcagatctttccctggtgaaagatacagccctgagaatggcagaagagcagtcaaatattcaaagtccagatctggcagcggaggaagatcagaacaaggtagcaatagatattaccgatccaaaggggaaagaagttggagcagagaaagatactatcGAGATGAAGCACGGAGATGGGAAAGATGTAGCTATTCCAATGATTACTATTCACCTCATGCGACAggagacagtagagagagaaagttcgctcacggcgatgcagcctttgacaaatggactgcaacttactacggcaggtcacataagcattatcattacaaaagtggatggcctcacggttccctcttgagagatgaagatgtacgtcgctttagcacaccccgagcagacttgcatcgttgctcggtatctcagcaacattctggaagacattctcgtgaaagacatgcgcttccacctgtgtcagctcatttggagaactgtcgccagaaaaatgaaacagaaggaaacagaaaaagaaaatgtacccgtgcagaag acttcacgatttgtgtttctgtgcgcTCCACTTTGACAGTGCCAAACGCAAGcgtaaaaaaagaagaaaaaggagaagaaaaagaagaaaaaagagaaacaccagGAAAGTGA